gcggcgccgaggtcaagACGTGGTGCGAGTCGAAGAGCATCTGTTGCCTCTGGAAGGTGAACCTACGAGGCAAGGAGAGGAAGCGATATTGAGGATAGCAGTCGACATTGTATAGCGAGCGACGGCGTTTTCGAGGGGCTGCATTGGTTTTGTTTATCATGGCTGGACTTGGGCCCGCGCAGTCATTGCGCTGGGCGCGTTTGCAGGATATCTCTCCGTGTCTCCACCTTGTTGTCAATCACAAGCACGACAACAAGACTCTGTGACGCGAGGAAGTCTGTCATGTCGTGTTTGCTTTGCACCCAAGGTCAGGCATTATCGCTTCAACAAAACGGGTCACGAGCCAATGCCGCCTCGATGCACGTCGTGATCTTTTGAATTGGTCTACCATTCTAGCGGTCGGAGGACGAGCTTTCACGAACACGGTTTCGGCGGGGAACATGCTTTATTGTCGGCCAGAAAGAAAGTGCAGCCGAGCTCTAGATGGAGGCTTAGCCCGTGACTCGTAACCATCTGTTCCGTTCCTTAGAGAGGGgctctacttcgtacttgtgTGTTGAGAGAAGTGCGCGACAGACTGTAGTAGCAGTTCGTGATGGCATCGTTCCGACTAGTACCAAGATTCGCAAACTCCACCGCGGCAGTTGATCCCCCCCCACATTTACCCACACTCATCCGACCCCAGCCCCATTGACGAAAAGAAATGCCATGTGCTCTGGAGACTTGCCTGCAGTGCCGGCAGGTCGTTCCTGCAAGTGATGgaaagccccccccccaataTGTTAGTGCGACTCGCGCCTCCATCCCCCGCGGGACCTCGGCTCAATCAatgcccacgcccgcccgctccatcGGCCCACGGTCAACGACCATTCGGCCCTCAGGTCGTAGAGATACCCCGAGCTaaggcgccgacgccgtaAAGGGGGGGGAACGGGAGGGCAAAAAGCTGTCCGCTGCCATGTCCTCTGTAGTCCCTCGCGCGCTGAGGCATCGTCTGCCGAATATCTCTTGTCTAGCATCGACTCGTCTCCCTCCAGCCCGTCGATTCCTCTGTCGCAGCAtcaccgctgccgcagcgccaAACACCTCGCGCTTCTCaccgccgagctcgtcgtcccgcTCACCAGGCCGGCCCTTCGCATTTGCTTGTgccaccgccgtcatggcACCTGACGCCcaaccgcagcagcggcgcgccgcgtcctcttcctcgtcatcgtcgtcgtcgtcttcgaaGCCGCGGCTCGAGCCGCGGCCcagctcgtccgtcgtcctcctctcgCCCACAAacgaggtgctgctgctgcaccgagtaaagtcctcgtcgacgtttGCCTCGGCGCACGTCTTCCCCGGCGGcaacctcgacgccttccacgacggcgaggtgccCCCCGTCGGCGACCCGGCTCGCCACCGCGACGGCCCCGCGTAcaggctcggcgccgtgagGGAGTGCTtcgaggagacgggcatcctgctggccaagaaggacGGCGCGCTCATTGAGCTGCCGCCCGCACAGCGCGATGAGATGCGCAAGAAGGTCCACGCGAACGAGGTCAACTTTGTCGAGTGGGTGAGGTCGCTTGGCGGAGAGCCCGACACGAGTGCGTATTGTTGCCCTTTTCTTTTCctctttcctcctcctcctcctcctcctcctcttaATCTTCCCCGCTGGTCCATCTCGAGACTGAACCGTGATCCCAACTAACACGACGAAAAACCCGCAGCCGGCCTCATCCCGTTTACGAGATGGATCACCCCCGTCAACGGCCCGCCCAAGCGCTTCACCACGCAAATGTACGTCTACATGCTGCCGATATCGCGCACCAAGGTCCCGTCCGAGATGTTCATCCCCACAGCCGACGGGGGTGTCGAGCACACGGCCGCGCAGTTCGCccccgcgacggcctggctggagcgcgcgcgcgcgggctccgtcatcgtcttcccACCGCAGCACTTTTTGCTGTACATGCTGAGCCGCTTCCTCACGGGGGGCACGGcgtcgctcgaggagggGCCCCTGCACTTCACCGCGCAGCGCAAGAAGCTGCGCGCGTTCCTGCGCCGCGTGCCCACGGCGGACAcggacgccggccgcgcgcaCCCGACGGCTGCCATCGCCTGGGCCGACAAGGTCATTTGCCCGTACCACTTCAGGGCGACCACGGCCGACGGGCGCGTCATCCTCGGGCTGGATAAGCCCGGCCCGGAACTGGcgggcaaggaggaggaggagaagaacgGTCGTCGCGGTGGTGACTGGGAGAGGGTCATGTTCGTCAGGTttggggccggcggcgcgagggagGTCGAGGTGAGGCTGAGGGAGGATGTGCTCAGggacgtggaggaggagggaaggGAGCAAGGAGAAGGCGGGCAGCGTTCCAGATTATAGAGACGGTGAGCTCGATGTGCGTTCGGACCCGATTCCTTGAGCTTAGACTCACGGGCGATGAGGCCACTCTGCCTGTACATGGTAAGCGACTCCTGCCATGCTTGGACAAGAGATCGTCAGCCGGCTGGCTTAGTACTGAGCAGTGTAGTACTTGTATGAAGCACTTAGCACCAGCATCGAGCGCAAGCCATGTATTCATTTCCTCGTCGTGCTACCTGACAAGAACCATCCAGTCTCATAAAATCTGCGATCGCCACGCTGAGGGAATATGAGTCGTCTGCTACGAAGAACTAAGTCATCGTgatccgtcgtcgcctcctcgccctccgctTGCTCCTCCTATCCCGCCTCAACGGAACACTCGTCTCTCCTGGTCAGACAAAGGCGACATTTTCCCTCGGCAGATGGATGGGCAGAGGCCAATTCCCCAATGTAAGCACACGGCACTGCATGTCATCTTCGCGAGCGGCTGTGTCTGCCCTCACATCGCTCTGTACGCATCGCTGACGGGGCAACGCAACGCCTGGCTGTTCATCAACGCGCCTCTGCAACACGGAGTTTCTCCTCTGGTTCTCCTCTTCTTGGAAGCACATTGCTGCCAGGTCAGGGTCACTGCCCTCTTCCTGCCTTCTTCAttttcttcgtcttctttcTTCAGCAACAAGACGAACAACTACGTAAACCGCTGCCTATGAGCCTCATGAGCTTAATTCCTTCACACCTATCAAGCTCTCTTCCTTCTCACGCATTAGCACGCACACATATACAAGCACACAACACCCGCCTTTGCTGCTCATCTATCCCATCAGCCACTCATCAATAACCCACAAGCGGCACACACAACGCAGTTGTTCCAATCGTTGAAGAAGACTGCCTTGGGACTAGCTTAACCTCATTGTTAAAGCATTGCGCTCACGGCCTCCTATTGTGCGCCTGGCAATCACTCTCGCCCTCCGCGCTAGTCTGTCCCGTTTGCATTATACCACAGTCGCGCCGCCTAGTTCATATTATCGCACCTTTCGCTCATTGTCCGGCCACCATATACTCTATTATACATCGACAACAATTGCTCTCTATTCATCAACCTCAACACAATTGCACGCCTCAATCACCCAGCGACAAGATTCGACTATAAATACAGCATGTCTGCCCCGTCGTCCGAGCCGTCGTTCCCTCCACCTCCATTGCACTACCCTCCTTGCCTGCACCAGAGAGACTGCGATAAACAACTCCATCGAGAGCTTCGGGAAGTATACCAATCGCACAGCACAACCTGGGACGACGAGTCCAAGTCAGCCTGGTTCTCATCCATCATCGACAAAGCCACCGTCAGCGGCTCCACGAACAAAAAAGTCTCTTCACATTGCCTCGCAcgcagcgccaccgccgagacTGTGACGTGGGCACACTTCTGCGCGTTGAGCACAATCTTCAAGGGGCGCGTACATAGCAGCAAGAAGTTTATCAaggccgtcctcggcaaGTACCCAAGCGCAGACCTCAACGGCCTCGACTTCAAGGAGAGCTACAAGCTTCCCAACGCCGAGTCCACT
This region of Purpureocillium takamizusanense chromosome 9, complete sequence genomic DNA includes:
- a CDS encoding uncharacterized protein (EggNog:ENOG503NVN1~COG:L) codes for the protein MSSVVPRALRHRLPNISCLASTRLPPARRFLCRSITAAAAPNTSRFSPPSSSSRSPGRPFAFACATAVMAPDAQPQQRRAASSSSSSSSSSSKPRLEPRPSSSVVLLSPTNEVLLLHRVKSSSTFASAHVFPGGNLDAFHDGEVPPVGDPARHRDGPAYRLGAVRECFEETGILLAKKDGALIELPPAQRDEMRKKVHANEVNFVEWVRSLGGEPDTTGLIPFTRWITPVNGPPKRFTTQMYVYMLPISRTKVPSEMFIPTADGGVEHTAAQFAPATAWLERARAGSVIVFPPQHFLLYMLSRFLTGGTASLEEGPLHFTAQRKKLRAFLRRVPTADTDAGRAHPTAAIAWADKVICPYHFRATTADGRVILGLDKPGPELAGKEEEEKNGRRGGDWERVMFVRFGAGGAREVEVRLREDVLRDVEEEGREQGEGGQRSRL